One Festucalex cinctus isolate MCC-2025b chromosome 1, RoL_Fcin_1.0, whole genome shotgun sequence genomic region harbors:
- the LOC144016416 gene encoding uncharacterized protein LOC144016416: MDRRKRWSSFDDSREMGSYKESRQFKFLRTTSSAKELYNQRYNEPYNQRYNDEPYNEPYNQPYNEEPYNEQSNERHKKNYGKPRTMNYNEHYNAHFSAPIAAGPSRLESDVSLQRFPREPDVQGAPLSHNKTDGICCCPAHGGNMCPTLAAALPGLLGVAAAAAGGQGCGMMNPFLRFPANKNTAATPAPILFPNFNMMDPVQKAVIKHTFGGRAGRGSAAAKRKQPGKCGVCQVKFNSDSQAQEHYRGSRHARNLNLKLQQSKNKPKKLPVKTAAKDGSSGSAPPTGELGAEQAKKSFYCSICKLSVNSLVQLDEHNSGTKHKAMLDADRSKAGPQAGVKSGRAGPSSKASGPQSKTFQCQTCNLQLNSEIQFKEHISSKKHQDCAAGRPKLNKRRRLEVTTSSDLSLPLQGSASSSLPCPAPGPVGDSKDSAGPVDDSQDSAGPVNDSQDSAGPVNDSQDSAEPVDDSQDSAGPVGDSQDSAEPVDDSQDSAEPVDDSQDSAGPVDDSQDSAGPVDDSQDSAGPVDDSQDSAGPVDDSQDSAVFPPD; the protein is encoded by the coding sequence ATGGACAGACGCAAACGCTGGAGTTCTTTCGACGACAGCAGGGAAATGGGCAGCTACAAAGAGAGTAGACAATTCAAGTTCTTAAGAACGACGAGTAGCGCAAAAGAGCTGTACAACCAACGGTACAACGAACCATACAACCAACGGTACAACGACGAGCCGTACAACGAACCATACAACCAACCGTACAACGAGGAGCCGTACAACGAGCAGTCCAATGAACGTCACAAAAAGAATTACGGTAAACCTCGCACGATGAATTACAACGAACATTACAACGCACATTTCTCTGCGCCGATCGCCGCCGGACCGAGCCGCTTGGAGAGCGACGTTAGCTTGCAGCGCTTTCCCAGAGAGCCCGACGTACAGGGGGCGCCGTTGAGCCACAATAAGACGGATGGAATTTGCTGTTGCCCGGCACACGGAGGAAACATGTGCCCCACGCTGGCTGCTGCCCTACCAGGCCTGCTCGGTGtcgcagccgccgccgccggaggACAAGGCTGCGGCATGATGAACCCATTCCTGCGTTTTCCCGCCAACAAAAACACTGCTGCTACACCTGCGCCTATTCTTTTCCCCAATTTCAACATGATGGACCCGGTGCAGAAGGCGGTGATCAAGCACACGTTTGGTGGCCGCGCCGGCAGAGGCTCGGCCGCGGCGAAGCGGAAGCAGCCAGGCAAGTGTGGCGTCTGCCAGGTCAAGTTCAACTCTGACTCGCAGGCGCAGGAACACTACCGAGGCAGCCGCCACGCCAGGAACCTGAACCTGAAGCTGCAGCAGAGCAAGAACAAGCCCAAAAAGCTGCCAGTCAAGACTGCCGCCAAAGACGGCTCCAGCGGGTCGGCCCCTCCCACTGGCGAATTGGGGGCGGAGCAGGCCAAGAAGTCGTTCTACTGCTCGATCTGCAAACTGTCCGTCAACTCGCTCGTGCAGCTGGACGAGCACAATTCAGGCACCAAGCACAAGGCCATGTTGGACGCTGACCGGAGCAAAGCAGGCCCGCAAGCTGGCGTCAAGTCGGGTCGCGCCGGTCCATCTTCAAAGGCTTCCGGTCCTCAGAGCAAAACCTTCCAATGCCAAACCTGCAACCTCCAGCTCAACTCTGAGATTCAATTCAAGGAACACATCTCCAGCAAGAAGCACCAAGACTGTGCGGCGGGCAGGCCCAAGCTCAACAAAAGACGACGTTTGGAGGTGACCACGTCCTCCGATTTGTCGTTGCCGCTGCAGGGCTCCGCCTCTTCGTCCTTACCCTGTCCTGCGCCCGGACCAGTCGGCGACAGCAAGGATTCTGCCGGACCAGTCGACGACAGCCAGGATTCTGCCGGACCAGTCAACGACAGCCAGGATTCTGCCGGACCAGTCAACGACAGCCAGGATTCGGCCGAACCAGTCGACGACAGCCAGGATTCTGCCGGACCAGTCGGCGACAGCCAGGATTCGGCCGAACCAGTCGACGACAGCCAGGATTCGGCCGAACCAGTCGACGACAGCCAGGATTCTGCCGGACCAGTCGACGACAGCCAGGATTCTGCCGGACCAGTCGACGACAGCCAGGATTCTGCCGGACCAGTCGACGACAGCCAGGATTCTGCCGGACCAGTCGACGACAGCCAGGATTCTGCCGTCTTCCCGCCCGACTGA
- the LOC144016433 gene encoding protein ABHD8-like, with the protein MLTTITEVILCCLTGKAARLVLPLESTEPSDGFEFVEVKPGRVLRVRHIVPERRPVDEYVAAHEREDHGEPKNDTGSGVHCKRKITVYRNGQLVIENLGDVLHSEILQCQDGDLEPCSTVEVELADYKELASSPDPNPAPPAVPPPAGDQKPAPPPRRRRRKPKRTVLIDSTRVISSCKGTHSDVALFFVHGVGGSLDIWGSQLDFFSRLGYEVIAPDLAGHGASTAPQIAAAYTFYALAEDLRAIFKRYARKRNILIGHSYGVSFCTFLAHEYPDLVHKVVMINGGGPTALEPSLCSIFQLPSCVLHCLSPCLAWSFLKAGFAHQGAKEKQLLKQGNAFNVSPFVLRAMMSGQYWPEGDEVYHAELTVPILLVHGMCDKFVPMDEDQRMAEILLFAFLKVIEEGSHMVMMECPDTVNTLLHEFFLWEPDVSKKDCSKADAEKCVALSDTLHTLRINKFTDK; encoded by the exons ATGCTGACCACTATCACAGAAGTCATTCTTTGCTGCCTAACTGGGAAGGCCGCCCGTCTAGTTTTACCACTCGAGTCGACGGAGCCCTCCGACGGCTTCGAGTTCGTGGAGGTGAAACCCGGTCGAGTCCTGCGAGTTCGTCACATCGTCCCCGAGCGCCGCCCTGTCGACGAGTACGTCGCGGCCCACGAGCGTGAAGATCACGGCGAGCCTAAAAACGACACCGGCAGCGGCGTCCACTGCAAGAGGAAGATCACGGTGTATCGCAACGGCCAGCTGGTGATTGAGAATCTCGGCGACGTTTTGCACTCCGAGATCCTTCAGTGTCAGGATGGCGACTTGGAGCCGTGCAGCACCGTCGAGGTGGAGCTGGCCGACTACAAAGAACTGGCGTCTTCTCCGGACCCCAACCCCGCTCCGCCTGCCGTTCCGCCGCCTGCCGGCGATCAAAAGCCCGCCCCGCCTCCTCGCCGCCGACGCCGGAAGCCCAAGCGCACCGTGCTGATCGACTCCACGAGGGTGATCTCCAGCTGCAAGGGGACGCACTCGGATGTGGCGCTGTTCTTTGTGCACGGTGTCGGAGGCTCGTTGGACATATGGGGCAGCCAACTGGACTTTTTCTCCCGGCTGGGCTATGAGGTCATCGCGCCGGATTTGGCGGGACACGGAGCCAGCACGGCCCCGCAGATTGCGGCGGCGTACACTTTTTACGCCCTGGCGGAGGACCTGCGCGCCATCTTCAAGAGATACGCTCGGAAACGCAACATTCTCATTGGCCACTCTTATGG AGTGTCGTTCTGCACGTTCCTGGCCCACGAATATCCTGACCTGGTCCACAAGGTGGTGATGATCAATGGAGGCGGTCCCACAGCCTTGGAGCCCAGCCTCTGTTCCATCTTCCAGCTGCCATCTTGTGTCCTCCACTGTCTGTCCCCGTGCTTGGCCTGGAGTTTCCTCAA aGCTGGGTTTGCCCACCAGGGTGCCAAAGAAAAGCAGCTGTTGAAGCAGGGCAACGCCTTCAACGTGTCTCCGTTCGTGCTGCGCGCCATGATGAGCGGCCAGTACTGGCCCGAGGGCGACGAGGTTTACCATGCTGAGCTCACAGTGCCCATCCTTCTGGTTCACGGCATGTGTGACAAGTTTGTGCCCATGGATGAGGACCAACGCATGGCAGAG aTCCTCCTATTTGCCTTCCTAAAAGTCATCGAGGAAGGAAGTCACATGGTGATGATGGAGTGTCCCGACACCGTCAACACCCTCCTTCACGAGTTCTTCCTATGGGAGCCCGACGTGTCCAAAAAAGACTGCAGCAAGGCGGACGCCGAGAAGTGCGTCGCACTGAGTGACACTCTCCACACGCTGAGAATCAACAAGTTCACGGACAAATAA
- the mrpl34 gene encoding large ribosomal subunit protein bL34m codes for MNTFLTSFSRLRGITHLNSIPAVNGKSHLRLLSNWLVPRAPADQQMSKSGPLTAQAEGAGVLRQLPWQYQQVRTKKRGTEYQPKNLKRKRTHGWIKRLSTRGGIEVLLRRMLKGRKSLSH; via the exons ATGAATACTTTCCTCACATCTTTTTCCCGTTTGCGTGGAATAACCCATTTAAACAG CATCCCAGCAGTAAATGGGAAGTCTCACCTCCGATTGTTGAGCAACTGGCTTGTCCCCAGAGCGCCTGCGGATCAGCAAATGTCCAAAAGCGGACCGCTTACTGCCCAAGCCGAGGGCGCGGGAGTCTTGCGGCAGCTTCCTTGGCAATACCAGCAAGTGCGGACAAAGAAAAGAGGAACCGAGTATCAGCCCAAAAACCTGAAACGCAAGAGGACCCACGGCTGGATCAAGAGGCTCAGCACACGAGGAGGAATTGAGGTGCTCCTGCGGCGAATGTTGAAGGGACGCAAATCGCTCTCGCACTGA